The proteins below come from a single Serratia fonticola genomic window:
- the oppF gene encoding murein tripeptide/oligopeptide ABC transporter ATP binding protein OppF, with protein MTATDKRVLLEVADLKVHFDIHDDKQWFWQAPKTLKAVDGVTVRLFEGETLGVVGESGCGKSTFARAIIGLVKATSGRVAWLGKDLLGMNDADWRKTRSDIQMIFQDPLASLNPRMTIGEIIAEPLRTYNPKMPRQEVKDKVKAMMLKVGLLPNLINRYPHEFSGGQCQRIGIARALILEPKLVICDEPVSALDVSIQAQVVNLLQQLQREMGLSLIFIAHDLAVVKHISDRVLVMYLGHAVELGTYDEVYHNPQHPYTKALMSAVPVPDPDKEKEKQIQLLEGELPSPINPPSGCVFRTRCPIAGPECAKTRPLLEGSFRHAVSCLKVDPL; from the coding sequence ATGACCGCAACCGATAAAAGAGTGCTGCTGGAAGTCGCAGACCTGAAAGTTCACTTTGATATTCATGATGACAAGCAGTGGTTCTGGCAGGCACCGAAAACGCTGAAAGCGGTGGACGGTGTCACCGTGCGCCTGTTTGAAGGCGAAACGCTAGGGGTGGTAGGGGAGTCAGGCTGCGGTAAATCCACCTTCGCACGGGCAATTATCGGCCTGGTGAAGGCGACCAGTGGCCGCGTTGCCTGGTTGGGCAAAGATCTGCTGGGCATGAATGATGCCGATTGGCGCAAGACGCGCAGCGATATTCAGATGATTTTCCAGGATCCGCTGGCCTCGCTGAACCCGCGTATGACCATCGGTGAGATCATCGCCGAACCGCTGCGTACCTACAATCCGAAAATGCCGCGCCAGGAAGTGAAGGATAAGGTCAAAGCGATGATGTTGAAGGTGGGCCTGTTGCCGAACCTGATCAACCGTTATCCGCATGAATTCTCCGGCGGGCAGTGTCAGCGTATCGGTATCGCCCGCGCCTTGATCCTGGAGCCGAAACTGGTGATTTGTGATGAGCCGGTCTCCGCCTTGGACGTGTCTATCCAGGCGCAGGTGGTGAATCTGTTGCAGCAGTTGCAGCGTGAGATGGGGTTATCGTTAATCTTTATCGCCCACGATCTGGCGGTGGTTAAACACATATCCGATCGGGTGCTGGTGATGTATCTGGGCCATGCGGTGGAACTGGGAACCTATGATGAGGTCTATCATAACCCGCAGCATCCGTATACCAAGGCGCTGATGTCGGCGGTTCCGGTGCCGGATCCTGACAAGGAGAAGGAAAAGCAGATCCAACTGCTGGAAGGGGAATTGCCATCGCCGATCAATCCGCCTTCGGGCTGTGTGTTCCGCACCCGTTGCCCGATTGCCGGGCCGGAATGCGCTAAAACGCGCCCATTGCTGGAAGGCAGCTTCCGACATGCGGTATCGTGCCTGAAAGTTGATCCGTTATAA
- the cls gene encoding cardiolipin synthase, which translates to MTTFYTVISWLLVFGYWLLIAGVTLRILMKRRTVPSAMAWLLVIYILPLVGIVAYLSFGELHLGKRRAERAKAMWPSTARWLNELKGSSRIFATEYSEVARPLFQLCHHRQGIDGVKGNQLQLLTTTDSTMNALVRDIELARHNIEMVFYIWQPGGLVDQVAESLMAAARRGVHCRLMLDSAGSVQFFRSPYPSMMRNAGIEVVESLKVNLFRVFLRRMDLRQHRKVVLIDNYIAYTGSMNMVDPRFFKQDAGVGQWIDLMARMEGPVATTMGIVYACDWEIETGKRILPPPPDVNIMPFEQESGHTIQVIASGPGFPEEMIHQALLTAVYSAREQLIMTTPYLVPSDDLLHAICTAALRGVDVSIIVPRDNDSMMVRWASRAFFSELLEAGVKIYQFEGGLLHTKSVLVDGQLSLVGTVNLDMRSLWLNFEITLVIDDSGFGADLACVQDDYIARSQLLDAKQWLKRPYWHRLVERLFYFFSPLL; encoded by the coding sequence ATGACAACCTTTTATACCGTAATTAGTTGGCTCTTGGTGTTTGGCTATTGGCTGCTTATCGCCGGGGTCACATTGCGTATTCTGATGAAACGACGCACCGTGCCTTCGGCCATGGCCTGGCTGCTGGTGATCTATATTCTGCCCTTGGTCGGTATCGTTGCTTATTTATCCTTTGGTGAACTGCACCTCGGCAAACGCCGCGCAGAGAGAGCCAAGGCTATGTGGCCCTCAACCGCTCGCTGGCTGAATGAGCTTAAAGGAAGTAGCCGGATTTTTGCTACCGAGTACAGTGAAGTGGCCCGCCCGCTGTTCCAGCTTTGCCACCACCGCCAGGGCATCGATGGCGTCAAAGGCAACCAGCTACAGCTGCTGACGACCACCGATTCAACGATGAATGCCCTGGTGCGGGATATCGAACTGGCACGCCATAATATCGAGATGGTGTTTTATATCTGGCAGCCCGGTGGGCTGGTCGATCAGGTCGCCGAATCATTGATGGCCGCCGCACGCCGTGGCGTACATTGCCGTTTGATGCTGGACTCGGCTGGCAGCGTACAGTTCTTCCGCAGCCCTTATCCCAGCATGATGCGTAACGCCGGTATTGAAGTGGTTGAGTCACTCAAGGTGAACCTGTTCCGCGTATTCCTGCGGCGCATGGACCTGAGGCAACATCGCAAAGTGGTGCTGATCGACAATTACATCGCCTACACCGGCAGTATGAATATGGTCGATCCGCGCTTCTTCAAGCAGGATGCCGGGGTGGGTCAATGGATCGACCTGATGGCACGTATGGAAGGCCCAGTGGCAACCACGATGGGTATCGTTTACGCCTGTGACTGGGAGATCGAAACCGGAAAGCGCATTCTACCACCGCCGCCAGACGTGAATATCATGCCGTTTGAACAGGAAAGCGGCCACACCATCCAGGTTATTGCTTCCGGCCCGGGATTCCCGGAAGAGATGATCCATCAGGCGCTGTTGACGGCGGTCTATTCCGCGCGTGAGCAGTTGATCATGACCACCCCCTATCTGGTGCCGAGCGACGATCTGCTGCACGCCATCTGCACGGCAGCGCTGCGTGGCGTTGACGTCAGCATTATCGTTCCGCGCGACAACGACTCAATGATGGTGCGCTGGGCCAGCCGTGCCTTCTTCTCGGAGCTGCTGGAAGCGGGCGTGAAGATTTATCAGTTTGAAGGCGGGCTGTTGCACACCAAGAGCGTGTTGGTCGATGGCCAGCTCAGCCTGGTCGGCACGGTCAATCTGGATATGCGCAGCCTGTGGCTGAACTTTGAAATCACCCTGGTGATTGACGACAGCGGCTTTGGTGCCGATCTAGCCTGTGTGCAAGATGATTACATCGCCCGCTCGCAGCTGTTGGACGCCAAGCAATGGTTGAAGCGCCCGTACTGGCACCGCCTGGTCGAACGCCTGTTTTACTTTTTCAGCCCGTTGCTGTAA
- a CDS encoding HI1450 family dsDNA-mimic protein, giving the protein MDLNNRLTEDETLEQAYDIFLELAGDNLDPADILLFNLQFEERGGAELYDPAEDWQEHVDYDLNPDFFAEVVIGLADSDGEPINDVFARVLICREKDNKLCHILWKE; this is encoded by the coding sequence ATGGACTTGAATAATCGCCTTACCGAAGATGAAACGCTGGAACAAGCCTACGACATCTTCCTTGAGCTGGCTGGCGACAATCTGGATCCCGCGGATATTCTGCTGTTCAATTTACAGTTTGAAGAGCGCGGTGGTGCCGAGCTGTACGATCCGGCAGAGGACTGGCAGGAACACGTGGATTACGATCTGAATCCGGACTTCTTTGCCGAGGTGGTGATCGGCCTGGCGGACAGCGATGGCGAGCCTATCAACGATGTCTTTGCCCGCGTGCTGATCTGCCGCGAGAAAGATAACAAGCTGTGCCACATTTTGTGGAAAGAATAA
- the ltrA gene encoding group II intron reverse transcriptase/maturase produces MQQKTHRGPEAERRGEAPNVGSQGAETVQAPTTRESPSSAEWLMEAICEPVNLKQALKRVKANKGAAGSDGMSVSDLPDYLKRHWPELKAQLLSGSYCPSPVRRVSIPKPGGGERLLGIPTVVDRFIQQAVMQELQRQWDASFSDNSYGFRPGRSAHQAVKQAQDYIGSGYHWVVDLDLEKFFDRVNHDVLMSRIAKRVTDKRALSLIRRFLNAGVMEAGLVRPVTEGTPQGGPLSPLLSNVLLDDFDKELEKRGLKFVRYADDCNIYVKSERAGRRVMEGLTHWLSRKLKLKVNAKKSAVAQPETRKFLGYSFRRGRKVRCVVSPDAVKRFKVRVRELTGRNTGRSLEQLIQPLKRYLMGWKSYYGMNEWPSIMRELNGWIRRRLRSVLWKQWKTGSKRYKELRRRDVRKDLAARTVGSSHKQWRISNSPALSIALPNQLFIKLGLPEL; encoded by the coding sequence ATGCAGCAGAAAACGCATCGCGGCCCTGAAGCAGAAAGACGGGGTGAAGCCCCGAACGTCGGCTCTCAGGGGGCTGAAACCGTACAGGCACCGACGACCAGAGAAAGTCCGTCGTCAGCAGAATGGCTGATGGAAGCCATCTGTGAACCCGTCAATCTCAAGCAAGCCCTGAAAAGAGTGAAAGCCAATAAAGGTGCGGCGGGAAGTGACGGCATGAGCGTAAGCGATCTGCCGGACTACCTGAAACGCCACTGGCCGGAACTGAAAGCGCAACTGCTGTCCGGCAGTTACTGCCCATCCCCTGTGAGAAGAGTGAGCATCCCGAAACCCGGGGGCGGCGAACGCCTGTTGGGTATCCCGACGGTAGTCGATCGCTTTATCCAGCAGGCGGTGATGCAGGAACTGCAACGGCAGTGGGATGCGTCGTTCAGCGATAACAGCTATGGGTTCCGGCCCGGACGCTCGGCCCATCAGGCAGTGAAACAGGCTCAGGACTATATCGGTTCTGGGTATCACTGGGTAGTCGATCTCGATCTGGAGAAGTTCTTTGATCGGGTAAATCACGACGTGCTGATGAGCCGGATAGCGAAACGGGTAACGGATAAACGGGCGCTGTCACTTATCCGCCGGTTCCTGAACGCAGGTGTGATGGAGGCCGGTCTGGTAAGGCCGGTGACAGAAGGGACGCCGCAGGGCGGCCCACTGTCGCCGTTGTTATCGAATGTGCTACTGGACGACTTCGATAAGGAACTGGAGAAACGTGGCCTGAAGTTCGTGCGTTACGCAGATGACTGCAATATCTACGTGAAAAGCGAACGGGCAGGCCGCCGTGTGATGGAGGGGCTGACACATTGGCTGAGCCGAAAACTGAAACTGAAGGTGAACGCGAAGAAGAGCGCGGTAGCGCAGCCGGAAACGCGTAAGTTCCTGGGTTACAGCTTCAGAAGGGGCAGAAAGGTCAGGTGCGTGGTGTCGCCGGACGCAGTGAAACGGTTCAAAGTGCGGGTAAGGGAACTGACGGGGCGCAACACAGGGAGAAGTCTTGAGCAGCTAATCCAGCCATTAAAGCGGTATCTGATGGGATGGAAAAGTTACTACGGGATGAACGAGTGGCCGTCGATAATGCGAGAGCTGAACGGATGGATAAGACGCAGGCTGCGAAGTGTACTCTGGAAACAGTGGAAAACAGGCAGCAAGCGTTATAAAGAGCTGCGGCGGCGGGATGTAAGGAAAGACCTGGCGGCGCGGACGGTGGGAAGCAGCCATAAACAGTGGCGGATAAGTAATAGCCCGGCGCTGAGCATAGCCCTTCCCAACCAGCTGTTCATCAAACTGGGCCTGCCAGAACTGTAA
- a CDS encoding Dps family protein, with the protein MATAKKATKTHIGLDTKQSAKLSEALNALLANYQVLYMNVRGYHWNISGPHFFELHVKFEETYNDLLTKVDELAERILTLGSQPRHAFSDYLKTADIKEDTNVTDDKGTLRGLLEGYAILLQQQRELLTLAAEAGDEGTSSLMSDYIKEQEKQVWMLNAYLGK; encoded by the coding sequence ATGGCAACGGCAAAGAAAGCGACCAAGACTCATATCGGCCTGGACACCAAACAATCAGCAAAACTCTCTGAAGCACTGAACGCCCTACTGGCTAACTACCAAGTGTTGTATATGAACGTGCGTGGCTACCATTGGAATATTTCCGGCCCGCACTTCTTTGAACTGCACGTCAAGTTTGAAGAAACCTACAATGACCTGCTGACCAAGGTAGATGAACTGGCAGAGCGTATTCTGACTCTGGGTTCACAGCCTCGCCACGCCTTCAGTGACTATCTGAAAACGGCGGATATCAAGGAAGACACCAATGTCACCGACGATAAAGGCACCCTGCGCGGCTTGCTGGAAGGTTACGCCATTTTGTTGCAACAGCAGCGCGAACTGCTGACGCTGGCCGCAGAGGCCGGTGATGAGGGTACCTCTTCGCTGATGAGTGATTACATCAAAGAGCAGGAAAAACAGGTGTGGATGTTGAACGCCTATCTGGGTAAATAA
- a CDS encoding YciY family protein translates to MRRSRNEVGRWRMLRQSQRRRHRWLERQSCSNRHIIRVRRRLDDQHRRALLFVVAYEW, encoded by the coding sequence ATGAGACGCAGTAGAAATGAAGTGGGCCGCTGGAGGATGTTACGGCAGAGCCAGCGGCGCAGGCACCGTTGGCTGGAGCGCCAGTCGTGCAGCAATCGGCATATCATTCGTGTTCGCCGTCGTTTGGACGATCAACACCGCAGAGCCTTATTGTTCGTTGTGGCTTACGAGTGGTAA